In Candidatus Berkelbacteria bacterium, the DNA window TAGATAGGTTCCGAGGAATACTTCGGAACTTTACGAATTGACCGAAGTACGCTACAAATCTCTTAATTTAACCTATGGATAAAGAAAGCTTAGACACTCTTGCAAATATTAAAGTCTGCGGTGTTGGTGGTTCCGGCGGAAATGCAGTCGCCCGAATGATCGCCGCTCGAGTTCGTGGTGTCGAATTTATTGCGATCAATACTGACGCCCAAGCGCTAATCAATAACCCAGCGCCGACCAAGGTTCAGATCGGCAAAGAAACCACTCGTGGCTTAGGTGCCGGTGCTGATATTGAAATTGGACGCAAGAGCGCCGAAGAGAATAAAGATGAGATTTACGAGGTCCTAAAAGGGGCCGATATGGTTTTCGTTACTTACGGAGCCGGTGGCGGTACTGGTACGGGCGCAGCGCCGTTGGTTGCTCAAATCGCTAAAGAATTAGGCGCGTTGACTGTCGGCGTTGTCACCAAACCGTTCAGTTTTGAGGGATTGCGCCGCAAGAAAATGGCCGAGATCGGCATCGAAGAGTTGCGCGACAAGGTTGATACGCTAATCACTATCCCTAACGACCGCTTGCTGCAGGTCATCGACAAGAAAACCTCGCTCCCTGACGCCTTTGGAATCGTCGACGATATCCTTCGCCAAGGTGTTCAGGGTATTTCAGATCTTATTATCGTGCCGGGTATTATTAACGTCGACTTTGCTGACGTTCGTACTATCATGCATGACGCCGGCTCCGCCCTCATGGGTATCGGCCGCGCTTCAGGAGAGAACCGAGCGATTGAGGCTGCGCGCCAAGCCATCGACTCACCGCTGCTTGAGCTTTCAATCGACGGCGCTATGGGTATCCTTTATAACATCACCGGCGGCCCTGATATGACGATGTATGAGGTCGAGGAAGCCTCAAAAGCCATTACTGAAGCCGCTCACCCTGAAGCCAACATTATCTTCGGAGCAATTGTTGACGACGCGATGTCTGGTGAGATCAAGATCACGGTCATCGCCACAGGTTTTGAATCTGAAATGGCTAAACAGCCGCCTAAACGCCGCACTATTGATGAAGGAATGGGCATGGGCATTAGGCCAGCAGCGCCGACTCAGGGAACTGGCGGCTTCACATCGGTGCCGTTCTTTGGATCCTCAAACCAACCGACGAACACCCCGAGCTCACCGATGGATTACGAGCCTATGATCGATACCAGGCCGACCAATCGCCCGGAGCGCGACACTCGCTCACCGTTTGGCAACCGCCAGGAACCTAAAGCCGAACCAGATCGAACAGAAGCGCCGCCTCCAAAAGATAAAGACTCAGATGACGAGTTCGACGTCCCCGCGTTCATCAGGAGAAAATTACGTTAGTAATTTCGAGTGATCGAGCGAACGCGAGAATCAGACGCAAACTTCGCTAACTCCCGAACTTAAGCCGTACAATATCCGAACAAACGCTAAAATTGAACCATATGTAGCTATTGCCCTTGACAGCCGTACGTTTAGACGTCAAAAGTGGAAGAGTCGGCACTAAAGATGCCCGCAAGGGGGCGAACAATTTTGTTTTAAAGGGGGAAGATGGCCAAACAGAAAGACAAGTTTCATGATATTGCGCTGAAGCCAGTGGAGATTTCGGTTGATCTGTCAGACAGAGAGGGTAAGCCAAGCAAAGGCCTCAAACTTAACCGCCACTTTACCAAGAAGGGTAAAGATATATACGCCGACATTACCTGGGATAAGCGGACTTCCATCATTACTGACGAAAAGGGTAACCTAATCTCCCAGATTAACGACCTCGAGACACCAAG includes these proteins:
- the ftsZ gene encoding cell division protein FtsZ, encoding MDKESLDTLANIKVCGVGGSGGNAVARMIAARVRGVEFIAINTDAQALINNPAPTKVQIGKETTRGLGAGADIEIGRKSAEENKDEIYEVLKGADMVFVTYGAGGGTGTGAAPLVAQIAKELGALTVGVVTKPFSFEGLRRKKMAEIGIEELRDKVDTLITIPNDRLLQVIDKKTSLPDAFGIVDDILRQGVQGISDLIIVPGIINVDFADVRTIMHDAGSALMGIGRASGENRAIEAARQAIDSPLLELSIDGAMGILYNITGGPDMTMYEVEEASKAITEAAHPEANIIFGAIVDDAMSGEIKITVIATGFESEMAKQPPKRRTIDEGMGMGIRPAAPTQGTGGFTSVPFFGSSNQPTNTPSSPMDYEPMIDTRPTNRPERDTRSPFGNRQEPKAEPDRTEAPPPKDKDSDDEFDVPAFIRRKLR